One Arthrobacter sp. B3I4 genomic window, GCGCCGCTGCACAACCCGGCCAACGTGCTCGGCATCCGCGCCATCACCAAAAAGTGGCCCCAGCTGCCCCAGGTCGCCGTCTTCGACACCGCCTTCCACCGCACCCTGCCCGAGCACGCCTGGCGCTACGCCGTGCCGGACGAGCTCTACACAAACCACGGCATCCGGCGCTACGGCTTCCACGGGACGTCGAATGAATACGTGGCGCACCGCTCCGCGGTGCTGCTGGATCTGCCGCCGGAGGAGTTCGACGCCGTGATCGCCCACCTGGGCAACGGCGCCTCCGTCACCGCCATCCGCGGCGGCAAATCCATCGACACCTCCATGGGGTTCACGCCGCTCGAGGGCCTCGTGATGGGCACCCGTTCCGGTGACCTGGACCCCTCCATCCTGGTGTTCCTGGGCCGGGCCGGTTGGTCCGCCGAGGACATTGACTCCATGCTCAACCGGCAGTCCGGGCTCAAGGGCCTGGCGGGGAACAATGACATGCGCTCGGTGGTGGAGGCAGCCGAGGCGGGGGATGCCCGGTCGGCCATGGCGCTCGCGGTCGCGTCCTACCGGCTGGCGAAGTACATCGGCGGGTACCACGTGGCCGTGGGCGGCGCGAAGGCCCTGGTCTTCACCGCCGGGATCGGTGAAAACTCGCACCAGTTCCGCAGCCTGGTTGCCGAACGGCTGGGCGCCCTCGGCGTGGAACTCGACACTGTGC contains:
- a CDS encoding acetate kinase, which codes for MLVLVINSGSSSLKYQVRDVEAGSVLAEGLVEKIGMGNGGDGDGEIVGPRDHAEALEQVDGAIHEALGSRTLDAVGHRVVHGGERFSEPVLINNEITRAIERLNPLAPLHNPANVLGIRAITKKWPQLPQVAVFDTAFHRTLPEHAWRYAVPDELYTNHGIRRYGFHGTSNEYVAHRSAVLLDLPPEEFDAVIAHLGNGASVTAIRGGKSIDTSMGFTPLEGLVMGTRSGDLDPSILVFLGRAGWSAEDIDSMLNRQSGLKGLAGNNDMRSVVEAAEAGDARSAMALAVASYRLAKYIGGYHVAVGGAKALVFTAGIGENSHQFRSLVAERLGALGVELDTVLNRQQSKEPRVISTPESALPVLVVPTDEELAIAEATAAVVADASVAP